The Streptomyces sp. DH-12 genome has a window encoding:
- a CDS encoding phosphoglyceromutase, with protein sequence MADAPYKLILLRHGESEWNEKNLFTGWVDVNLTPKGEKEATRGGELLKEAGLLPDVLHTSLQKRAIRTAQLALESADRLWIPVSRSWRLNERHYGALQGKDKAQTLAEFGEEQFMLWRRSYDTPPPPLDRDAEYSQFSDPRYATLPPELRPQTECLKDVVVRMLPYWFDSIVPDLLTGRTVLIAAHGNSLRALVKHLDGISDADIAGLNIPTGIPLYYELDADFKPVAPGGKYLDPEAAAAAIEAVKNQGKKK encoded by the coding sequence ATGGCCGACGCACCGTACAAGCTGATCCTCCTCCGCCACGGCGAGAGCGAGTGGAACGAGAAGAACCTGTTCACCGGCTGGGTGGACGTCAACCTCACCCCGAAGGGCGAGAAGGAGGCGACGCGCGGCGGCGAGCTGCTCAAGGAAGCCGGCCTGCTGCCCGACGTGCTCCACACCTCCCTCCAGAAGCGCGCGATCCGCACGGCCCAGCTCGCGCTGGAGTCCGCCGACCGCCTGTGGATCCCGGTCAGCCGCAGCTGGCGCCTGAACGAGCGTCACTACGGCGCCCTCCAGGGCAAGGACAAGGCGCAGACGCTCGCGGAGTTCGGCGAGGAGCAGTTCATGCTGTGGCGCCGCTCCTACGACACCCCGCCGCCGCCGCTCGACCGTGACGCCGAGTACTCCCAGTTCTCGGACCCGCGCTACGCGACCCTCCCGCCGGAGCTGCGTCCGCAGACGGAGTGCCTCAAGGACGTCGTCGTCCGGATGCTGCCGTACTGGTTCGACTCGATCGTCCCGGACCTCCTCACCGGCCGCACGGTCCTGATCGCCGCCCACGGCAACAGCCTCCGCGCGCTGGTCAAGCACCTGGACGGCATCTCGGACGCCGACATCGCGGGCCTCAACATCCCGACGGGCATCCCGCTGTACTACGAACTCGACGCCGACTTCAAGCCGGTCGCCCCGGGCGGCAAGTACCTCGACCCGGAGGCCGCGGCGGCGGCGATCGAGGCTGTGAAGAACCAGGGCAAGAAGAAGTAA
- a CDS encoding MFS transporter has translation MSVTGVRRALRESVSGLPRAFWWLWASTLVNRLGAFVATFMALYLTLDRGYSASYAGLVVALHGLGGVISSLGAGVMTDRLGRRPTLLVAQTATALSVALLGFVHDPVAIAAVAFLVGMASSASRPAVQAMMADIVRPEDRIRAFSLNYWAINLGFAISSVGAGFIAEVSYLAGFLIEAGMTLVCAVLVFVKLPESRPEQQAAGPGEAAEESVSLGTVLRDGRFMSVVGLSFLIALVFQQGYLGLPVAMGEAGFTPADFGMAIAVNGVLIVVLQLPVTRLIEHRDPRRLLVVSSLLAGYGFGLTAFAGSVGVFALTVCVWTLAEIVNAPTQTGLVVRLSPVHGRGRYQGMYTSSWAVAALVAPLMSGFVIDRWGAAWLWGTCAVIGTVAGLGYGLLMRRLPEETDTEPVKRPTGSAKPPIEPVKQSPEQVKQSTGPLKQPTEPVPQLEDTTTRAVPGSSAS, from the coding sequence ATGTCAGTCACCGGAGTCAGACGTGCCCTGCGCGAGTCCGTCTCGGGGCTTCCCCGCGCCTTCTGGTGGCTGTGGGCCAGCACCCTGGTCAACCGGCTCGGCGCCTTCGTCGCCACCTTCATGGCGCTCTACCTCACCCTCGACCGCGGCTACTCCGCCTCCTACGCCGGTCTCGTCGTCGCGCTCCACGGGCTCGGCGGGGTGATCTCGTCCCTCGGCGCCGGTGTCATGACCGACCGGCTCGGGCGGCGGCCCACCCTCCTCGTCGCCCAGACCGCGACGGCGCTGTCCGTCGCCCTGCTCGGCTTCGTCCACGACCCCGTCGCCATCGCGGCCGTCGCCTTCCTCGTCGGCATGGCGTCCAGCGCCTCCCGGCCCGCCGTGCAGGCGATGATGGCGGACATCGTGCGGCCGGAGGACCGCATCCGGGCCTTCTCGCTCAACTACTGGGCCATCAACCTCGGCTTCGCGATCTCCTCCGTGGGCGCCGGGTTCATCGCCGAGGTCAGCTACCTCGCCGGCTTCCTGATCGAGGCCGGGATGACGCTCGTCTGCGCCGTGCTCGTCTTCGTCAAGCTGCCCGAGTCCCGCCCGGAGCAGCAGGCCGCCGGTCCGGGGGAGGCGGCGGAGGAGTCCGTCTCCCTCGGTACCGTGCTGCGCGACGGCCGGTTCATGAGCGTCGTCGGGCTGTCCTTCCTCATCGCCCTCGTCTTCCAGCAGGGCTACCTGGGGCTCCCGGTCGCCATGGGCGAGGCCGGCTTCACGCCCGCGGACTTCGGCATGGCCATCGCCGTCAACGGCGTCCTGATCGTCGTCCTCCAGCTGCCCGTCACGCGGCTGATCGAGCACCGCGACCCGCGCCGGCTGCTCGTCGTCTCCTCGCTGCTGGCCGGGTACGGCTTCGGGCTCACCGCCTTCGCCGGGTCGGTCGGGGTCTTCGCCCTCACCGTCTGCGTGTGGACGCTCGCCGAGATCGTCAACGCGCCCACCCAGACCGGTCTCGTCGTACGCCTCTCCCCGGTGCACGGGCGCGGGCGCTACCAGGGCATGTACACCTCGTCCTGGGCGGTCGCCGCCCTGGTCGCCCCGCTGATGTCCGGTTTCGTCATCGACCGGTGGGGCGCCGCCTGGCTGTGGGGGACGTGCGCCGTCATCGGCACGGTGGCCGGTCTCGGATACGGGCTGCTGATGCGGCGGCTGCCGGAGGAAACCGACACCGAGCCGGTGAAGCGGCCCACCGGATCAGCGAAGCCGCCCATCGAGCCGGTGAAGCAGTCCCCCGAGCAAGTGAAGCAGTCCACCGGACCGCTGAAGCAGCCCACCGAGCCGGTGCCACAGCTCGAAGACACCACCACCCGTGCCGTCCCCGGGAGCAGCGCCTCCTGA
- the phoU gene encoding phosphate signaling complex protein PhoU: MRDAYHEELDSIGDGLVEMARLVGSAIGRATTAILDADLKLAESVIEADQKVDELQHDLEARAIALLARQQPVATDLRIVVTSLRMSADLERSGDLAQHVAKLARLRYPERGVPRDLHATILEMGQLAQRLMAKAAEVIITKDVDLALQLEQDDDAMDLLHRTLFQHLMDDRWKHGIETAVDVTLLGRYYERFADHAVSVAKRVVYLVTGEHADEIQTELQPGIAPAQGAEGS; the protein is encoded by the coding sequence ATGCGGGACGCGTACCACGAGGAACTGGATTCGATCGGCGACGGTCTGGTGGAGATGGCCCGGCTGGTCGGATCGGCGATCGGACGCGCCACGACCGCCATCCTCGACGCCGATCTGAAGCTCGCGGAGAGCGTGATCGAGGCCGACCAGAAGGTCGACGAGCTGCAGCACGACCTGGAGGCGCGGGCCATCGCCCTGCTGGCCCGGCAGCAGCCGGTGGCGACCGACCTTCGGATCGTCGTCACCTCGCTGCGGATGTCCGCGGACCTGGAGCGGTCCGGCGACCTCGCCCAGCACGTGGCGAAGCTGGCCCGGCTGCGGTACCCGGAGCGGGGGGTGCCGCGGGACCTGCACGCCACCATCCTGGAGATGGGCCAGCTCGCCCAGCGCCTGATGGCGAAGGCGGCCGAGGTGATCATCACCAAGGACGTCGACCTGGCGCTCCAGCTGGAGCAGGACGACGACGCGATGGACCTGCTGCACCGCACCCTCTTCCAGCACCTGATGGACGACCGCTGGAAGCACGGCATCGAGACGGCGGTCGACGTCACCCTGCTGGGCCGCTACTACGAGCGGTTCGCGGACCACGCGGTGTCGGTCGCCAAGCGGGTGGTGTACCTGGTCACCGGCGAGCACGCGGACGAGATCCAGACGGAGCTGCAGCCGGGGATCGCGCCGGCGCAGGGGGCGGAGGGGAGCTGA
- a CDS encoding ATP-binding protein: MDVNAAVAALAAIAGLLTGVIAMLAFRVSEREQRRPTRTSLHTDPVLPPGVDTVLSVLRSSAVVLDENDGVVKASSAAYALGLVRGGKLAVEPMLKMARDTRRDGEIRQVELDLPRRGTGRGDALAVSARVAPLGSRLVLLLVEDLTEARRIEAVRRDFVANVSHELKTPVGALSLLSEAVMDASDDPEAVQRFAGRMQIEATRLTSLVQELIDLSRVQNDDPLEDAEPVPVEELVAEAVDRCRHAAGTKDITMAAAGAADLRVWGNRGQLAAALGNLVENAVNYSPARTRVGIAVRSVAQPGGDLIEIAVTDQGIGISDKDKERIFERFYRVDPARSRATGGTGLGLAIVKHVAASHGGEVTVWSAEGQGSTFTLRLPEARAARGGRRPSERDDPEGLDNEAGGTSHPTPHASDPSAYETLPSPEVLP; the protein is encoded by the coding sequence ATGGACGTGAACGCGGCGGTCGCCGCACTGGCAGCGATCGCCGGACTGCTCACCGGTGTCATCGCCATGCTGGCGTTCCGCGTCAGCGAACGTGAACAGCGGCGCCCCACGCGCACCTCGCTGCACACCGATCCGGTGCTCCCGCCCGGCGTCGACACGGTGCTGTCCGTGCTGCGCTCGTCCGCCGTGGTCCTCGACGAGAACGACGGCGTGGTGAAGGCCAGCTCGGCCGCGTACGCCCTCGGCCTGGTCCGCGGCGGCAAGCTCGCCGTGGAGCCGATGCTGAAGATGGCCCGCGACACCCGGCGGGACGGGGAGATACGCCAGGTGGAGCTGGACCTGCCCCGCCGGGGGACCGGACGCGGCGATGCCCTCGCCGTGTCCGCGCGGGTGGCGCCGCTCGGCTCCCGGCTGGTGCTGCTGCTGGTGGAGGACCTCACCGAGGCCCGCCGCATCGAGGCCGTGCGGCGCGACTTCGTCGCCAACGTCAGCCATGAGCTGAAGACCCCCGTCGGCGCGCTGTCCCTGCTGTCCGAGGCCGTGATGGACGCCTCCGACGACCCCGAGGCCGTGCAGCGGTTCGCCGGGCGCATGCAGATCGAGGCGACCCGGCTGACCAGCCTGGTGCAGGAGCTGATCGACCTGTCCCGGGTGCAGAACGACGACCCGCTGGAGGACGCCGAGCCGGTCCCGGTCGAGGAACTGGTCGCCGAGGCCGTCGACCGCTGCCGGCACGCGGCGGGCACCAAGGACATCACCATGGCCGCCGCGGGCGCCGCCGACCTGCGGGTCTGGGGCAACCGGGGACAGCTCGCCGCCGCACTCGGCAACCTCGTCGAGAACGCGGTCAACTACTCACCCGCCCGCACCCGCGTGGGCATCGCGGTCCGTTCGGTCGCGCAGCCCGGCGGGGACCTGATCGAGATCGCCGTGACCGACCAGGGCATCGGCATCTCCGACAAGGACAAGGAGCGCATCTTCGAGCGCTTCTACCGCGTCGACCCCGCCCGCTCCCGTGCCACCGGCGGCACGGGGCTGGGCCTCGCGATCGTGAAGCACGTGGCCGCCTCGCACGGCGGGGAGGTCACGGTGTGGAGCGCCGAGGGCCAGGGCTCCACCTTCACCCTGCGGCTGCCCGAGGCCCGAGCGGCCCGCGGCGGCCGCCGGCCCTCCGAGCGGGACGACCCCGAAGGCCTCGACAACGAGGCCGGAGGGACGTCCCACCCCACCCCCCACGCGTCCGATCCATCCGCGTACGAAACGCTTCCCTCCCCGGAGGTCCTTCCGTGA
- a CDS encoding response regulator transcription factor, producing MTRVLVVEDEESFSDALSYMLRKEGFEVAVATTGPDGLDEFERNGADLVLLDLMLPGLPGTEVCRQLRGRSNVPVIMVTAKDSEIDKVVGLEIGADDYVTKPFSSRELVARIRAVLRRRGEPEETVPAALEAGPVRMDVDRHVVTVGGTKVDLPLKEFDLLEMLLRNAGRVLTRMQLIDRVWGADYVGDTKTLDVHVKRLRAKIEPDPGAPRYLVTVRGLGYKFEP from the coding sequence GTGACCCGAGTGCTCGTCGTCGAGGACGAGGAGTCCTTCTCCGACGCCCTGTCGTACATGCTCCGCAAGGAGGGCTTCGAGGTCGCCGTGGCGACCACCGGGCCCGACGGACTCGACGAGTTCGAGCGCAACGGCGCCGACCTCGTCCTCCTCGACCTGATGCTGCCCGGGCTGCCGGGCACCGAGGTGTGCCGTCAGCTGCGCGGCCGCTCCAACGTCCCCGTGATCATGGTGACCGCCAAGGACAGCGAGATCGACAAGGTGGTCGGCCTGGAGATAGGCGCCGACGACTACGTCACCAAGCCGTTCTCCTCGCGTGAGCTGGTGGCCCGGATCCGCGCGGTGCTGCGCCGGCGCGGCGAGCCCGAGGAGACCGTCCCGGCGGCCCTGGAGGCCGGCCCGGTGCGGATGGACGTCGACCGGCACGTGGTGACCGTCGGCGGCACCAAGGTCGACCTGCCGCTGAAGGAGTTCGACCTGCTGGAGATGCTGCTGCGCAACGCCGGCCGGGTGCTGACCCGGATGCAGCTCATCGACCGGGTGTGGGGCGCGGACTACGTGGGCGACACCAAGACCCTCGACGTCCACGTCAAGCGCCTGCGCGCCAAGATCGAGCCGGACCCGGGGGCGCCCCGCTATCTCGTGACCGTGCGCGGGCTCGGTTACAAGTTCGAGCCGTAG
- a CDS encoding DUF461 domain-containing protein has product MSSSLRRGALAAAALAFSITALSACGAGNNAQSLQIQPDNASTTVGDIQVENAVVITQPDLESTGPASIAATLFNSGDKDQTLESITVPGTGKTAELSPAEGGDLVVPAGGSLILGGEGNASAILPSSREAVQDGDAQKITFTLSETGEVSLRARVHPAENFFESWGPSGAPAAGASPSPSADASGTPADEATGEGEGEGASGEETSGSASESGAPSGTPSDAASASLDAADH; this is encoded by the coding sequence GTGAGCAGCAGCCTTCGACGCGGCGCCCTCGCCGCCGCCGCCCTCGCTTTCTCGATCACCGCGCTCTCCGCGTGCGGGGCCGGCAACAACGCCCAGTCCCTGCAGATCCAGCCGGACAACGCGTCCACGACGGTCGGCGACATCCAGGTGGAGAACGCCGTCGTCATCACCCAGCCCGACCTGGAGTCGACCGGCCCCGCCTCCATCGCCGCCACCCTCTTCAACTCGGGCGACAAGGACCAGACCCTGGAGTCGATCACCGTCCCCGGCACCGGCAAGACCGCCGAGCTCAGCCCCGCCGAGGGCGGCGACCTCGTCGTCCCGGCCGGCGGCAGCCTGATCCTCGGCGGCGAGGGCAACGCCTCCGCCATCCTGCCCAGCAGCCGCGAGGCCGTCCAGGACGGCGACGCCCAGAAGATCACCTTCACCCTCAGCGAGACCGGCGAGGTGAGCCTGCGGGCCCGCGTCCACCCGGCCGAGAACTTCTTCGAGAGCTGGGGCCCGAGCGGGGCCCCGGCCGCGGGCGCCTCCCCGTCGCCGTCGGCGGACGCCTCCGGCACGCCGGCCGACGAGGCCACGGGCGAGGGCGAGGGCGAGGGCGCGTCGGGCGAGGAGACCTCCGGCAGCGCGTCCGAGTCGGGCGCCCCGTCCGGCACCCCGTCCGACGCGGCCTCCGCGAGCCTGGACGCGGCCGACCACTGA
- a CDS encoding CarD family transcriptional regulator: protein MTFKVGDTVVYPHHGAALIEAIETRQIKGVDKTYLVLKVAQGDLTVRVPADNAEFVGVRDVVGQDGLDRVFEVLRAPYAEEPTNWSRRYKANLEKLASGDVIKVAEVVRDLWRRERERGLSAGEKRMLAKARQILVSELALAENTNEDKAEALLDEVLAS from the coding sequence ATGACGTTCAAGGTTGGCGACACCGTGGTCTATCCCCATCATGGGGCCGCGCTGATCGAGGCAATCGAAACTCGCCAGATCAAAGGCGTGGACAAGACCTACTTGGTGCTGAAGGTCGCCCAGGGTGACCTGACGGTACGTGTGCCAGCGGACAATGCGGAGTTCGTCGGCGTGCGTGATGTGGTCGGTCAGGACGGGCTGGACCGGGTCTTCGAGGTGCTGCGCGCGCCGTACGCCGAGGAGCCCACGAACTGGTCCCGTCGGTACAAGGCAAATCTCGAGAAGCTCGCCTCGGGCGATGTCATCAAGGTCGCGGAAGTCGTGCGTGACCTGTGGCGCCGGGAGCGGGAGCGCGGGCTCTCCGCCGGTGAGAAGCGCATGCTCGCGAAGGCACGTCAGATCCTGGTCAGCGAGCTCGCCCTCGCCGAGAACACCAACGAGGACAAGGCCGAGGCCCTGCTCGACGAGGTTCTCGCCTCCTGA